From the Nematostella vectensis chromosome 7, jaNemVect1.1, whole genome shotgun sequence genome, the window TGCACGTAATTGCATTACTCAGAGTGAATTGATTCTAAATGGGGTTTCTTACATCTGGCAAGACTGGAATAACACCTTTTGTAATGGCACAGCGTCTCTAATTAACGAGTTAGCACCTTTGGTGGTCTCACCGACCACACTCTTTCTAGAAAATCGGTAATGAGATTTTGTACTCCGCCAATTACTCTATAGTGTAGATCATTTTAAAAACGTTCTTGAGTTAATGGGAACGCTGAACAAGAAAAGCACGGCCTAGCTAAATTCTATcgtacaatatttttttattttacttttgaatTGTGATAACCATAAAATGTTATATACTCCCTACTAAGATTTGGAAAAACAAACGCCAGTATGTGCCAACGTGATTTGATTAACTTGGGATATTAGAAAAGAAATCCCAAGATTTCGAATGTTTATATGAATCCAAAATAGAGCACATTCATCAAATCCATCGGCCAATGGCATTGCCCAAAATCGACCGTTGTGACATAAATGCAAACACAATAGAGAAGTTTACAGAAAAAGAGTTCCTTTTGAGTGATACGTTTTAATTTCCTATGCTTGTGGAAGTAACTCCTCATTTTTGGTTTATGTCGCAAAAAAATTAGAACTTTGTCGAAGTTTAGCGTGGTTTGTTCTGCTTTGTGTTAAATGTGGTGAAATTATTtgaatcaaatatcaaatgtgTATTTCTGgattattacatttatttttatttcttgctgGTATTTTCAAATCCAAATGTCAAGACCACCATACGATTGATAAAGGTAAGAATTTATGTGAATGCTTTTAAGATAAGCTGGTTTAAACGGTacttttttatctgtttaaaGCAATGCTGGTATAATTCAGCAAAATTTCAATTGTCCAATGCTTCTTGATAGcctgaagaaaagaaaaaccgtAAAGAAAGACAgctaaatacatttttctgTTTGTGATTGTCTGTAAACTGTGTTGGTCGGCAAAATGTACAATATACAATGAACAATGTTCAGCAAAATTAATCCTTTTTGCTGAACcttgaaaacaagaaaaagaaaagaaaagaaaacagctCAATCATTCTCCAGTTCTGTTGTTGTCTGTAGAACTGTACTGTTTTTCAGTTTTGTGGAGTCATCCTATACCTATTacgaaaaaatatttattaatgaattattttagatatttttaaaagccaTCGGTTCTTCTTCCATAATTcgcaattttgaaataacatGCTTTGCGGGTGTTCAAAAAGATGTATAGAAAATATTCCGTTTCGCCAAAATATCGTCGCAAATATTTTGTCTAAAATTGAGTTAACCACATCAATGTTTGTCTTTTTCAGGATCGAAATGTTTtctactaaaaaaaatatgtgtttttttttaccagcaGTTTTAATCTGTGGGAAAAGGctgttttttgttctttccaGTTGTTTGAATTTACATTAAAATGCTGGCTTTGGTCTAAAATTTTAATTGCGCACCATTATTGCGTTTTAAATAGCTAACTAAATGCTTCATATAATGTCCTCATTCAAGAAAGGTATTTTTCATTAAAGCTATTAAGAGAAAAAGAAGGTCTAATTCATATTAGGGCGCTTATCGAAGTCTCTTCGATGCCCAACGCACCTTCAAAAAAACGTTCTTCGATTTCCTTTAACAACGTGACGTAAAATCCTAGTTAGAAAGTCTTTTTTATCCTTCTTGCCTCCGTTTGGTCCCCTCTTTTATTTATTGGCATAGCTCCTACAAAAGGAAACCATTGTAATTATGGCTCCAAATGGCTAGACTTGTTGTGACCGTAGAATAAGTTTCAAAATGGGACTAttttaaacataaaaaaactcTCAGCTAACTCCTACTAACTTTCGTCTGACTATTTACTTGTGGACTATTCTGGATTTTTTTGTTCTAGAATAAGACTCAAACTTCCAAATAAAACATCTCCCTCTAGGTTTCGAGTTAATGCTTTTTAATTGGGTTGTTCAAAATGTACTGGTGGTCGGGGTTATCTTTGCGGGGATGCTCTAATGGACAAGTATTTGAAGAAATTAAAGTTCAATTCTAATGCAAGCCTCCAGACATAGTTaacatatgaaaaaaaaaaataccatttaaCAATCATTCTAGACTGCGTATCTCAGGTGGTTTTGTTGGGTTTTGTTCGTTCGGCTGCACTGCTCGAGCTATTTTGAAGAGCAGTTTGCACTCTGTAGACATGCCGAGAGCTCACGGACGCTCTAGATGATAGGTCGATGGGGTggctcccctccccccccccccccccccccccccctcccctgcgcAACCCTCATACGCTCCTGGTCTCCCCTTTaacaaatgaaataaataaacagctAAGGTAACTCATAGAAGTACATTCCTGTTGAATCGAGACGAAAAAGTTAGatcgagtaaaaaaaaattactggAAATCAAGACAGCAGGGgattcgagttatccgagtggGGTGTTTGGGTGGTGTGCGTGTAAACATCATAAGAATAACTAGTATCAACTAGAAAAGACAGGCATAGTTATCGAATTGTTTAGATATTATCGTGTATCAACATAACAACGAAGAGTTTGCGTTATTCGAGTCAGTTCAAGTTATCCCTAGAGTTTTATTGTATTTCATACATCCCCTTATCCCACAGAATGCCCAATCTTCGAGTTCGATGGGTCACTGCCCCCGGGCTGGACTCCTTCTGGCGAGGCTTTCTCCCGACAACCGGTTTTTATGAAAGAGATTTCAGGTCTGCCCGCGAATTCCTGGCTCCTAGACTCATCGCGACTTGAGCCGCACTTTCCGTGCGACCGCGACCTGCCCGCGACTCGACACGATATAAAAGGAACCCTCACATCGCCTGAGTTTCTGATTCgacatgtcaacattaacTTCCTTATTGCAGGTTTGCTACATTATACAtgcttgcttgtttgtttgttttggatGATTGTTTACTAGCTTGCTTTTATTTCTATGTTGTTTTCGGTTTGTATGCTTGTTTGTTTTAAGATAGCTTGCTCCCTTGTATGCttgcatgtttgtttgtttcttttgtcaattttttgtttgtttgttggtCTTCCTGTTTCTGCTTATCTCAGCTTGACTGACTGTTTGCTTTCTTGCATTGCCTCACATGCCTTTATTGATCATCCATTCGCTTGCAACGGCGTCCATTTGTATTTTTGCTACCCTAACTGCTTTTTAAGTATGTCTGccttttttgccatttttgcCTTTTTGCATTTGCTGCTGGTTATGGTATGCCTGCTTGATTCTTTTCTTGTTTATTTCATACTTTCTCTATTCTTACCAGTTTCCTTTTTCGCTTTGTTCACCTTCctgcttgcttgcttgtttactgcttgtttgtttgctgtgaggtgttttttttactacaaTCATTACCAAACCCCCCGTTCTCTAAACCATAAACTgcgtgtttttctttttctcctcAGGTGGCTGCAATTCTAGCAAAGAGCGCGTGGAATTATGGATCGGCAACACCACTGTTGCCACAGCAACAGCTGACTGCACAGTCGGCATGACGGAGAAGCACTGGCACCTACAACAGGGTTACCATAATAAGAACGCGAGCATACGACTGGTggatgatgacgtcaccagtCCTTGGGGATATATCAGTCTGGGAAGAGTTACTTTCGAAAAACGCTGCGAAGGTCAGCTCACTTAAAGAAAATGAAGTTTCGTTTTGGACATGGattgaaaaaataagtttCGTTATAGATATggattgaaaaaataaagttttgttaGAGCATCCGTATTCAACCCTCCCCGCTCATCTTTTTCCAATCTCTTGTAAATAATCATGATCTATTTATAACTAAAGTGTTCAGCTAACACACTCACTAAAGAGATTTTTCATTGATAGCACTCtaaacactagcacatcaaagCCTGCCTATAATACCAATTGAGGGGGACGCTTAAACAAAGAACAATACACTATTAAACTCAGCCCTATTAAACTCACGCTAGCAATGGCTCTGTACCCTTTCTCTTTACAGACTTACCGCCTTGCTTGAATAGCCAACCTTGttgaccacccctcccctacccgCTAGCTCTAGCTCTGTACCCTTTCTCTTTACAGACTTGCCTCCTTGCTTGAATGACCAAcctatttgtcaccccaccccacccccctcccctcccgaCCACGCTAGCTCTAGCTCTGTACCCTTTCTCTTTACAGATTTGCCTCCTTTCTTGAGTAACCAGCCTATTTgccaccccatcccaccccaccccctccccccgacCACGCTAGCTCTAGCTCTGTACTCTTTCTCTTTACAGATTTGCCTCCTTTCTTGAGTAACCAGCCTATTTgccaccccatcccaccccacccccctcccctcatcaCCACGCTAGCTCTAGCTCTGTACCCTTTCTCTTTACAGATTTGCCTCCTTGCTTGAATGACCAGCCTCATTGCCGTGGCAAAACCGAGGCGTCAGGTGGTCTGGTTTGCCACTGTCCTACAGACAGCCGCGCAGACGCAGTGGCCTCATCAGTGTGCGGAACTAACTCCAGCTGCCTCATCCCCGGAGGGGCTTGTCAATCATACTGCAGCAGTAACGTCACAGCCTGCACCTGTAGTAAATGCGAGTGTGTCAGCGGTTATCTGTATAACGCCACGAGTCATTCGTGTAGTGATGTAGATGAGTGCGCGATGAATTCCGGGGGATGTCAGTACGCATGCGTTAATACGGATGGCGGGTATCATTGCGCGTGCGCCGATGGGTACGAAGTGTCGGGCGATGGGAAGACTTGCGGCGACAAAGACGAGTGCAAGGTATGCTATTTATCTTcgtcatcatcgccatcatatcatcaccaccaccaccacaactaccaccaccaccaccgccaccaccaccaccaccaccaccaccatcaccatcaccatcaccatcaccatcaccatcaccatcaccatcaccatcaccatcaccatcaccatcaccatcaccatcaccatcaccatcaccatcaccatcaccatcaccatcaccatcaacgcCATTATACTTATCATAATCTTGATCGCCATGTCACTATCATATCACCataataatggtaataataatcattatgATCGCCATAAACCTCCCTATAATTGCAATTGACATTATCATTATCGTTATCATAATCATtgttatcaacaccatcataaCAGTAATTCTCACCATTGACTATATTCGTCATTATCATCGATATAATCTGATCCCCCCCACCATAACCGTTATTTTTCAGataatcataattattattaacgGCCTAATAGCTCTTTAACAAGATTTATTCACGTTTTCAAGGTTAACAAAGGTGGCTGTCAGAATGCGGAGTGTGTGAATTCTCAGGGGAGTTTCGATTGCATGTGTCATAATGGTTGGGTGCATAGCCCGGATAATAGGCTATTGTGCGTGGATCGTGACGAGTGCGCGGAGGACACGAGTGCACGCCTATGTGGAGACACGCAAGTCTGCATCAACACCGAGGGGTCGTACAAATGTGGATGCCGGCCCGGGTCAGTAAGAgacttttaaaaaacaaacaaacaaacaaacaaacattggGGACGGTGATCTAAGGCATGACTGCTCTTGAGATTATACGGCAAAATCACATAAAATAGCGTATCAACAAGGGATTCAGGCTTAAATGCATGAAATTTTTCAAGTGAGCTTGTCTTGTTAAGCGGGAAAGAACTATTTCGTAAACATGGAAACTAGGGCCACGTGACTAAAAGGTGGccatcttgatttttttttaaaaattgctCCAGCCACAAGCCTTAAACTCAATCAAATGCGTACGCTATGTAATTCAGCGACATCCCACGGGACTAAGACAATTGGACTTTTTATGCAGCTATTTAATTCAGTACGTTCagtgaaacattttttttgagggggggggggctttgaATAGAGTAGCCGCTTGATAGATTTAGATAAGAATAAACATGTTCAATATTCATACAGCTTTTGTCTATCTGCAGCTTCTTGCTCCTTTCGGATCAGCGAAAATGTATCGATCAGGACGAATGTGCGGACGCAAACGGTGGCTGCGCTCACGACTGTCACAACACACAGGGATCCTTCTCGTGTTCGTGTCGGTCCGGCTTCGCGCTGGCATCGGACAAGAGAGCCTGCCGAGACATTGACGAATGCAAGACGAACAATGGAGGATGCTCTCAGCGCTGCCTTAATACAAATGGCagtcgcgcatgcgcatgtgATGCGGGGTATGATCTTGAGGCTGATGGGGTCACGTGTGTGGATATTGACGAGTGCAAAAAAGGCGCGAAGTGTCAGTATTCCTGTACCAACACCAACGGGAGCTTCTATTGTTCCTGTCGCCATGGTTACGCTCTACAGGCCGACAATACTACGTGCGCTGATATCAACGAATGCGTGACCAGTAACGGAAACTGCAGTCACACATGCGTGAACTGGGAAGGAGGGTTCAATTGCACATGCGCGGAAGGATACGCCCTTACTTACGGCGGATATGAGTGTGTGGATATAGACGAGTGCAGTTCAAAGCCATGTGACCACACCTGCCGCAATACGAACGGATCATTTGTTTGTTCGTGCCGTGAAGGGTTCAGGCTTCTGTCGGATAACACGACATGCAGGGACATCGATGAATGCGAAGAGTTGAAAAAAACAAGTCTTTCATGCGGTCAGCGGTGTCTCAACTTTCCCGGGGGATACAACTGTACTTGCAACAGCGGTTTCATATTGATCCCCGACAATCGGACATGTAATGACACCGACGAGTGTCTagactccaacacgtgccaacAGACTTGTACGAACCTTCCAGGATCCTATAGATGCTCTTGTTACAAGGGGTACGAGTTGGACTTAGATGGAAAAACATGCTCAGACAAAGACGAGTGCAAGACCGGAAGTAATTGTAGTCAATTATGCACAAACACGGCGGGAGGTTACCAATGCTCCTGTCACCATGGATACGTGTTATCGGCAAACCAGCACGCATGCGTGGATGTTGACGAGTGTGCACGTGTTCATGGGTGTCAAGACTCGTGCTTGAACTCGCCGGGGAGCTACAAGTGCGCATGCTCCGATGGCAAACTGCTGGCTATGGATGGGAAGTCGtgtaaaggtaaaaaaaagcacaagttgtctgttaaaaagaattttctggaaaaaaaaaaaataaaactacgaACACGGCTAGATGTCATGCCATGATACAATAGCGTTATGAATAACCGTAACGACACGACATCACCACATGTCGCACTTACTATACCATTACGACCATTTTTATGACATATTTTTATCACATTACGACAAAGTAAAGATAATTACGACAGGTAACGATAATTACGACATGTAACTATAATTACCGCAGGTAACGATAATTACGACAGGTAACGATAATTACGACAGGTAACGATAATTACGACAGGTAACGATAATTACGACAAGGTAACGATAATTACGACAGGTAACTATAATTACGATAGGTAACGATAATTACGATAGGTAACGATAATTACGGCAGGTAACGATTATTACGACTGGTAACGATGATAACGACAGGTGACGATAATTACGACAGGTGACGATAATTACGACAGCTAACGATAATTGCTTATTTCCTTCTgtatattattgctattgcatTTTCATGACGTCGTAACTATTTACACTAAACTAGAATGCTCTGTCTTTTTTTGTAGAAATGGTACCCGTGACTAAGGCGATAGACGAAGCCCAAAAAGACATTGAGGTAAAATATCAAATTCGGTATAATAATAATGCATACATAAGCATGGCAGAGTTTACTTAAAAGGGGGTACGCAGTCGTAGATACATCCAGCGGCGTAGCcgggatttttaacagaagggggcccaaaagggactttcaaggaaTTTTCGCAGAACAAGGGAGTGGCATGTGGGGGATATGATGATATTGAGATGGAATAGTTAGAAGTGATGACGGTAATGTTGGTGCTGTGCTGATTGTAttaatggttatgatgatgatgttagtgttggtatgatgatgatgatggtggtggtggtgagaaTTGCAATGTCGTAGATGATGTTGGTGAGAATGATGATGCTGGTtgtgatgattaatgacgatgaCGACAATGATGGTGTCGTTGGTGATGATGTCGCTGGTTGTCATGATAGGGATGAAAATGGTTTAGGCATTGGTTATTATAGCAAATGAaatacttcttcttcttctcgtTTCAAAGGCATCCGAGAACACAGAGCAGCTGACCTTCATCACCAAAAGTCTGCTAGACGTCCTTCAAGACCAGCAAAACATGACCACCAAAGAAGTTGAAGATACCGTATCCGTCATGGACAATATTACTCATAAGCTAACCAGTCACGTGCCTGAGTCTGCCCAAGTGATAAAAAATCTTGTTACAGTGAGTGGTCCATCTGACTGATCGTCCGTCCGTCCATCTTATTGACTGTCCGTCCGTTTGTCTGTCTTTCCGTCTGTCTACCAAACCGTCCGTACTTCTGCCTGTCTGTTTCACACCCGACAATTACCTGTTACCTATCTTCTTTGTGCCTCGTGGTACAAAAGGCCATTGTGTTCTTTTTGCAACAGCAGCCCTTGCCTCATCCCATGTCCTCCATCCCGCACTGATCTTTTCTCTCTCTACTGTTCTTCGCCAGATGGTCTTAGGCCTTTCTCTCTTCCTTTTCCCTTAAGGTGTCCCCGATACGGCTACGTTGGTGTGACTTTTTTTTGTCGTAGAATACATCTTATTATTTTCCATCTTCTCCTCTTAATCTCTTCACTGAGCAATTGTGTCTCTGCTCTCTCGAGTAGCTCTCTGTATGGCACGTGATCTTTCCATTCTACCTTGATAATTCTCCTGAAAAACTTGTTGTGAAACACGTCAATTCGTTGGCCGTATCCTACATTCATCTTCCATGTTTCGCACGACTTGTCTTGCCTTTCAGAATTTCGTCGGCATCATGATCCACGTGCTGGCACCTGAGAAGGTGGAATTGATGAAGACAGATAAAGGGGTGAGTCTAGGGATCTCAAAATGCCCCAGCATTGCCTACCTGTGTACAGATTGATAAGGAGGGATCGAGCTTAGGGAGCAAAGATCTTGTATTAGCTAATATTGGGAAACCTGCGCGTGGTACTAAGAACTGAAGCGTGTTCTTCCTAGGTCATGTACACTGTGCCTCAGAAGGTAGAAGAGATGATGGAAGTCGCGTACTCAAGAGTCAGGAACGACAGTAAATCCGAACTAAGCGTTGATATTACCGGGGATGTCTTGGGTACGTACGTAAACGCCTTTAACACATATGCATATAACCCTTATACATATCTAGAGCAATCTAAAGTTAGAACGACCAAATCCGAACTAAGCGTTGATATATTACCGGTGATGTCTTGTGTACGTACGTACACGCCTTTAACGCATGCATATATCCCAATCAAAGAGATGATGTTTCAACGCTTTCATTTGATCAAATCAGTTATTAAATCAGTTATTAACCGGCTAACAGGGCCAAAACTGTGACCAAGGTATTGGAAATAGAGACCAAGGCCACAGGCCCAATAACTCTTCTAAAAATCCTAGTTAGCAGCTGTTCTGCCGTCTGTCAGGCTATGCGCAGAGGTCAGAATGACTGCTTGGAAGACTACTTCTTTCTACGTCTTAGTATTAGTAATTACATTAAATAACTACGAAAATCTATGGTAGTAATGACTAGCAAggtaattttcatttctatGCCTTGCAGATGTCAAGTTAACAGTCACCACACAGAGCGCGTTTCATGGCTATCATTACCACGTGAATTCCACAGGAAACGGGCTCACGGTGCCGCGCTCCGTCGTGGATGGCATGAGCGACAGCGGTACGATAACGTTAAGATTTGATAACTTTTTGGCATTGTATTAAAGAAGGCTAATCACcgcacacaaagcatccatttccatcggcttatttaAGCGAGTAACTGAGATAATTcccaatcaaatatcgtctaTAACGTACCAGagttcattcgtagattgttattctgaagttttcttgcgaataaaccattgtattttcaatgataaacaataacaaaggagagggtgatcgacattctttaaggagTGTGTGTCATGTGTGTTTTCATAAGCTATGGCTTGCTTAAGAATCTTCGATTATAACCACAGTGAGGAAACGCAAGCGGCCATATGAAATGATTGTTGCGGTTATTTCGGACATTCGCCTGATAAATTGAAACATTTATTACCTTAGTTAAACTCAAGTATAGCCCCCTGCATTTATACATAGAAACCCGCCGCTAATCAAATCCCTCTTTTCATCACAGTTCGTTGTCCGGTCAACCATTTTCCGGCCCACTATTTCAAATTTGGCGTGCTTTCGAGTGCAAGGAGATCGGCAAAAAAATTAGCATAATAACGGCGCTTGGTGCATCATGGTATACAAAACAGACTTTATGTGGATATGTATGTCTCTAATGCTGTCGTGTTTACGTAAATTATTTTGTTGGCAGATTACATATGCATCAGCGTTGTGGTTTTCAAGACACTCGGAGACGTAGAACCTAGCGACAAGGAACCGCAGCCAAGCAAGTGAGAATATAGAACGGGGGTTAATAGCTTGTGAATGTCCCCcttctacccccccccccccctccacgcTCA encodes:
- the LOC5520832 gene encoding adhesion G protein-coupled receptor E1 isoform X2; this translates as MCISGLLHLFLFLAGIFKSKCQDHHTIDKECPIFEFDGSLPPGWTPSGEAFSRQPVFMKEISGLPANSWLLDSSRLEPHFPCDRDLPATRHDIKGTLTSPEFLIRHVNINFLIAGGCNSSKERVELWIGNTTVATATADCTVGMTEKHWHLQQGYHNKNASIRLVDDDVTSPWGYISLGRVTFEKRCEDLPPCLNDQPHCRGKTEASGGLVCHCPTDSRADAVASSVCGTNSSCLIPGGACQSYCSSNVTACTCSKCECVSGYLYNATSHSCSDVDECAMNSGGCQYACVNTDGGYHCACADGYEVSGDGKTCGDKDECKVNKGGCQNAECVNSQGSFDCMCHNGWVHSPDNRLLCVDRDECAEDTSARLCGDTQVCINTEGSYKCGCRPGFLLLSDQRKCIDQDECADANGGCAHDCHNTQGSFSCSCRSGFALASDKRACRDIDECKTNNGGCSQRCLNTNGSRACACDAGYDLEADGVTCVDIDECKKGAKCQYSCTNTNGSFYCSCRHGYALQADNTTCADINECVTSNGNCSHTCVNWEGGFNCTCAEGYALTYGGYECVDIDECSSKPCDHTCRNTNGSFVCSCREGFRLLSDNTTCRDIDECEELKKTSLSCGQRCLNFPGGYNCTCNSGFILIPDNRTCNDTDECLDSNTCQQTCTNLPGSYRCSCYKGYELDLDGKTCSDKDECKTGSNCSQLCTNTAGGYQCSCHHGYVLSANQHACVDVDECARVHGCQDSCLNSPGSYKCACSDGKLLAMDGKSCKEMVPVTKAIDEAQKDIEASENTEQLTFITKSLLDVLQDQQNMTTKEVEDTVSVMDNITHKLTSHVPESAQVIKNLVTNFVGIMIHVLAPEKVELMKTDKGVMYTVPQKVEEMMEVAYSRVRNDSKSELSVDITGDVLDVKLTVTTQSAFHGYHYHVNSTGNGLTVPRSVVDGMSDSDYICISVVVFKTLGDVEPSDKEPQPSNKLTLRSDIINLQLINVNKSKLSNLKEPIQLRFSNSMPFLSGTPLCGFIDETAAAMKTGDLWSVAGCKVASTSANHTVCECSHLTSYGLLMDVHGIYDDLSDAEKDALKYISLVGCIISIVFCGLAILAFTLAMNRPMERKGRVETYVLHVNLVTAIGISQICFIIGTFTVGADLITCRVVSICTHYFLSASFSWMLVEGINVYNKIVKVFSTRKYSKYYFTLGWGLPVILVTVTAAVAFDKYGPGKICWLSQDIIWVFAAPVLAVIVANSFVLMSIIYVLVRKTINIKAGPNKNDETTKVRRSVKVSVVLLPLLGITWVFGFLAVDKNLIAFHFIFAIVNSLQGLFIFIAHCWINDSVKSALLDKLPSIPLKTKYNIKKLRGGSGTSQQNTMDTSANFDTVNNSVTAPVHITMSTVQLLNFGRAAKEKRTSARSSDTEIHGIDNAIPGTAYDEL
- the LOC5520832 gene encoding adhesion G protein-coupled receptor E1 isoform X1, giving the protein MRVFLCLQGLFFIKLIWIPAELVVVQAISECPIFEFDGSLPPGWTPSGEAFSRQPVFMKEISGLPANSWLLDSSRLEPHFPCDRDLPATRHDIKGTLTSPEFLIRHVNINFLIAGGCNSSKERVELWIGNTTVATATADCTVGMTEKHWHLQQGYHNKNASIRLVDDDVTSPWGYISLGRVTFEKRCEDLPPCLNDQPHCRGKTEASGGLVCHCPTDSRADAVASSVCGTNSSCLIPGGACQSYCSSNVTACTCSKCECVSGYLYNATSHSCSDVDECAMNSGGCQYACVNTDGGYHCACADGYEVSGDGKTCGDKDECKVNKGGCQNAECVNSQGSFDCMCHNGWVHSPDNRLLCVDRDECAEDTSARLCGDTQVCINTEGSYKCGCRPGFLLLSDQRKCIDQDECADANGGCAHDCHNTQGSFSCSCRSGFALASDKRACRDIDECKTNNGGCSQRCLNTNGSRACACDAGYDLEADGVTCVDIDECKKGAKCQYSCTNTNGSFYCSCRHGYALQADNTTCADINECVTSNGNCSHTCVNWEGGFNCTCAEGYALTYGGYECVDIDECSSKPCDHTCRNTNGSFVCSCREGFRLLSDNTTCRDIDECEELKKTSLSCGQRCLNFPGGYNCTCNSGFILIPDNRTCNDTDECLDSNTCQQTCTNLPGSYRCSCYKGYELDLDGKTCSDKDECKTGSNCSQLCTNTAGGYQCSCHHGYVLSANQHACVDVDECARVHGCQDSCLNSPGSYKCACSDGKLLAMDGKSCKEMVPVTKAIDEAQKDIEASENTEQLTFITKSLLDVLQDQQNMTTKEVEDTVSVMDNITHKLTSHVPESAQVIKNLVTNFVGIMIHVLAPEKVELMKTDKGVMYTVPQKVEEMMEVAYSRVRNDSKSELSVDITGDVLDVKLTVTTQSAFHGYHYHVNSTGNGLTVPRSVVDGMSDSDYICISVVVFKTLGDVEPSDKEPQPSNKLTLRSDIINLQLINVNKSKLSNLKEPIQLRFSNSMPFLSGTPLCGFIDETAAAMKTGDLWSVAGCKVASTSANHTVCECSHLTSYGLLMDVHGIYDDLSDAEKDALKYISLVGCIISIVFCGLAILAFTLAMNRPMERKGRVETYVLHVNLVTAIGISQICFIIGTFTVGADLITCRVVSICTHYFLSASFSWMLVEGINVYNKIVKVFSTRKYSKYYFTLGWGLPVILVTVTAAVAFDKYGPGKICWLSQDIIWVFAAPVLAVIVANSFVLMSIIYVLVRKTINIKAGPNKNDETTKVRRSVKVSVVLLPLLGITWVFGFLAVDKNLIAFHFIFAIVNSLQGLFIFIAHCWINDSVKSALLDKLPSIPLKTKYNIKKLRGGSGTSQQNTMDTSANFDTVNNSVTAPVHITMSTVQLLNFGRAAKEKRTSARSSDTEIHGIDNAIPGTAYDEL